The proteins below are encoded in one region of Micromonospora pisi:
- a CDS encoding GlxA family transcriptional regulator, which yields MAHTDPHRVAILVYDGVTLLDVAGPAEVFKEANRFGADYRIVLLSPTGADVTWNLGVRIAVDGAVSSEPAFDTLLVAGSDLYPRTRVPADLAEAARIPAAVAGRVASICTGAFVLAAAGVLDGKRATTHWQVAHKLAAEYPTCRVEPDAIYVRDGTTYTSAGVTAGIDLALALVEEDHGPDLARDVARALVVYMQRAGGQSQFSAPLQGPPPRSPALRKITDLVTANPRGDHSLGELAKHLNVSTRHLTRLFHDELSTTPARYVENIRFDMARALLDQGHTATQAATLAGFPSYESMRRVFARKLSISPAAYQRRFSTARRANAG from the coding sequence GTGGCGCACACGGACCCCCATCGCGTCGCGATCCTCGTTTACGACGGAGTGACGTTGCTGGACGTCGCCGGTCCCGCCGAGGTGTTCAAGGAGGCGAACCGGTTCGGTGCCGACTACCGGATCGTGCTGCTGTCGCCCACCGGTGCGGACGTCACGTGGAACCTCGGAGTCCGGATCGCGGTCGACGGCGCCGTCTCCTCGGAGCCGGCTTTCGACACGTTACTGGTGGCCGGGTCCGACCTCTATCCGCGCACCCGTGTCCCCGCCGACCTGGCGGAGGCCGCACGGATACCGGCGGCTGTGGCCGGCAGGGTCGCCTCGATCTGCACCGGGGCGTTCGTCCTCGCCGCCGCCGGCGTCCTCGACGGCAAGCGCGCGACCACGCACTGGCAGGTCGCGCACAAACTGGCCGCCGAGTATCCGACGTGCCGCGTCGAGCCCGACGCGATCTACGTTCGCGACGGCACCACGTACACGTCGGCAGGGGTGACGGCCGGTATCGATCTGGCGCTCGCTCTCGTCGAAGAGGACCACGGGCCCGACCTGGCGCGTGACGTCGCCCGCGCCCTGGTGGTGTACATGCAGCGTGCGGGCGGCCAGTCCCAGTTCTCGGCACCACTGCAGGGACCGCCGCCCCGCTCGCCGGCGCTCCGCAAAATCACCGACCTGGTGACGGCGAACCCCCGCGGGGACCACTCGCTCGGTGAACTCGCGAAACACCTCAACGTGAGCACCCGGCACCTCACCCGGCTTTTCCACGACGAGCTGTCCACGACACCGGCCCGCTACGTGGAGAACATCCGATTCGACATGGCCAGGGCACTGCTCGACCAAGGACACACCGCGACGCAGGCCGCGACCCTCGCCGGGTTCCCCAGCTACGAGAGCATGCGACGGGTTTTCGCCAGGAAACTGTCGATCAGCCCCGCCGCCTACCAACGCCGGTTCAGCACGGCCCGCCGCGCCAACGCGGGTTGA
- a CDS encoding NADP-dependent oxidoreductase, whose protein sequence is MNSPGREPRMRAIIVRDRDAGVSGLTLTDLPYPHAAENDVIVRVHAAGFTPGELDWPATWSDRAGRDRTPTIPGHELSGVVAELGYGTTGLTVGQRVFGLTDWARDGSLAEYTAVEARNLAPLAADIDHTVAAALPISGLTAWQGLFDHAHLTTGQTVLVHGAAGGVGSIAVQLAREVGARVIGTGRADDRDVALGLGAQTFLDLDADDLRHVGEVDVVFDVIGGDILKRSTELVRPGGTVVTVAAPPTVRPKDGQAIFFVVEPDRARLTDLAERLRAGRLNPIVGAVRPLSETASAFARHRRTPGKTIIQVADEQAARG, encoded by the coding sequence ATGAACTCTCCTGGAAGGGAACCCCGCATGCGAGCGATCATCGTACGAGACCGTGACGCGGGTGTCAGCGGGCTCACCCTGACCGACCTGCCTTACCCCCACGCTGCGGAAAACGACGTCATCGTGCGCGTGCACGCCGCAGGCTTCACTCCGGGGGAGCTCGACTGGCCGGCAACGTGGTCCGATCGCGCCGGTCGCGACCGGACACCCACCATCCCGGGGCACGAGCTCTCCGGGGTTGTGGCCGAACTCGGCTACGGAACCACCGGCCTCACCGTGGGCCAGCGGGTGTTCGGACTGACCGACTGGGCCCGCGACGGATCCCTGGCCGAATACACCGCGGTGGAGGCTCGCAACCTCGCCCCCCTCGCGGCCGACATCGACCACACCGTGGCCGCCGCGCTGCCCATTTCCGGACTGACCGCATGGCAGGGACTGTTCGACCACGCCCACCTCACGACCGGCCAGACCGTCCTCGTGCACGGCGCCGCGGGCGGCGTCGGCTCGATCGCCGTCCAACTCGCGCGGGAGGTGGGCGCCCGCGTGATCGGCACCGGCCGGGCCGACGACCGTGATGTCGCGCTCGGCCTCGGCGCGCAGACCTTCCTCGACCTCGACGCCGACGATTTGCGGCACGTCGGCGAGGTGGACGTGGTGTTCGACGTCATCGGCGGCGACATCCTCAAGCGGTCGACCGAACTGGTACGCCCGGGCGGCACCGTCGTCACCGTCGCCGCGCCACCTACCGTGCGCCCCAAGGACGGGCAGGCCATCTTCTTCGTCGTCGAACCTGATCGCGCCCGGCTGACCGACCTCGCCGAGCGCCTCCGGGCCGGACGGCTCAACCCCATCGTCGGCGCTGTGCGACCGCTTTCCGAAACAGCCTCCGCGTTCGCCCGCCACCGCCGCACGCCCGGCAAGACGATCATCCAGGTCGCGGACGAACAAGCGGCTCGCGGCTGA
- a CDS encoding HD domain-containing protein, giving the protein MPESIAGLEIPETAAVAEATKRIQETTSPLIYHHSRRVFFFSLIHAHKLGVKPDPELLYLAAIFHDAGLLTPFSDVEQRFEVDGADHARAFLLDRGFSTAAAETVWTAIALHTTPGIPDRMAPEIATMYLGVLTDVLGFGLDGLEHDQLDEILAVHPRGDFKNEFLRAHVDGMKNRPETTNGTVNSDLLEHFIPGFQRVTTVERIIGAPWPS; this is encoded by the coding sequence ATGCCAGAGAGCATCGCGGGTTTGGAGATTCCTGAGACAGCGGCGGTCGCCGAAGCGACCAAGCGCATCCAGGAGACGACCAGCCCCCTCATCTACCACCACTCCCGACGGGTCTTCTTCTTCAGCCTGATTCACGCTCACAAGCTCGGCGTGAAGCCGGACCCGGAGCTGCTCTATCTGGCGGCCATATTCCACGACGCCGGCCTACTGACTCCTTTTTCCGACGTCGAGCAGCGCTTCGAGGTCGATGGCGCCGACCACGCGCGCGCGTTCCTCCTGGATCGGGGTTTCTCGACGGCCGCCGCCGAGACCGTTTGGACGGCGATCGCGCTGCACACCACGCCGGGCATCCCCGACCGGATGGCCCCGGAAATCGCGACCATGTACCTCGGTGTCCTGACCGACGTGCTCGGCTTCGGTCTGGACGGCCTGGAACACGATCAGCTGGACGAAATCCTCGCCGTCCATCCACGAGGGGACTTCAAGAACGAGTTTCTGCGAGCCCACGTCGACGGAATGAAGAACCGTCCCGAAACCACGAACGGCACCGTGAACTCCGACCTGCTCGAACACTTCATTCCCGGCTTCCAGCGCGTGACGACGGTCGAGCGCATCATCGGCGCGCCCTGGCCGAGCTGA
- a CDS encoding peptidase inhibitor family I36 protein: MMRTRMIAMVGALAGSIGLLGLTGAPALATGSARDCVVDLDHATMTCAATEAQARHQGGVTPAALTIARVYDGTNYSGASLAFVQSRACTPAYDSEWQWDNLGVTSGGNWSNRISSVRTYNKCDVRFFDGVNFGGASSTWIDASANLGAVGSGWSNRASSVKFS; this comes from the coding sequence ATGATGAGGACACGGATGATCGCCATGGTCGGGGCACTGGCCGGCTCGATCGGACTGCTGGGGCTGACCGGGGCGCCCGCGCTGGCCACCGGGTCGGCCCGGGACTGTGTGGTCGATCTCGACCACGCGACGATGACCTGCGCCGCTACCGAGGCGCAGGCGCGACATCAGGGTGGTGTCACGCCCGCCGCGCTCACCATCGCCCGGGTCTACGACGGGACGAACTACTCCGGCGCCTCGCTCGCCTTCGTTCAGTCGAGGGCGTGCACCCCGGCGTACGACAGCGAGTGGCAGTGGGACAACCTCGGCGTGACCAGCGGTGGGAACTGGAGCAACCGGATCAGCTCGGTACGCACCTACAACAAGTGTGACGTGAGGTTCTTCGACGGTGTCAACTTCGGCGGCGCCTCGTCGACCTGGATCGACGCCTCGGCGAACCTGGGCGCCGTCGGCAGCGGTTGGAGCAACCGGGCCAGCTCGGTCAAGTTCTCCTGA
- a CDS encoding O-antigen ligase family protein, giving the protein MEQHTQQLVGAVPPPGGTPAGGRAPTGGLAALGDSAGSRLLAGGAALVVTVVAVAAGLSMAAGDRKGVVLPLAAVAGIAVAVLALTRFAGYVLLMLAVRSCVDLFKLTGPSAGQAGSADTARAADPSTLLAVLFLLAAGLWLAAQLRRHGRLRGSPLSWAMLLVGVTSLISALGAARPSNSLLEALRILTVVVMFVVLEQLIPDTVGIRRVLIACYASLVLALGYTVVLSLLGNPPAEVKGDFTRISGTFSQSTTFGRYLMFMVIFGFAVYRFLGRRLRVVLGVLLALSLLFLLLTNTRSALLGAAIGLVVVAVLHRSKRMLVTLCLVAVAGVALVPAVGERFAQLANSRAVGGDPTGNTLAWRLGYWTEIVTLANRNPVTGIGPNMTQRETDEAKKPHNDFLRAYVETGLLGLGAYLAMLVAFLYTARTALRRAPPASFERGVAVGFAGCATAFVAISAASNVISNVVTLWYFVAFAAAASAIARRPAPNPVGEPPRSTTVPV; this is encoded by the coding sequence GTGGAACAACACACGCAGCAGTTGGTCGGCGCGGTACCGCCCCCGGGCGGCACTCCGGCCGGGGGCAGGGCCCCCACCGGGGGACTCGCCGCGCTCGGCGATTCAGCCGGCTCCCGCCTCCTCGCCGGTGGCGCGGCACTTGTCGTCACGGTCGTGGCGGTGGCCGCCGGGCTGTCGATGGCGGCCGGGGACCGTAAGGGTGTGGTGCTGCCGCTCGCCGCGGTCGCGGGCATCGCGGTGGCGGTCCTGGCACTGACCCGGTTCGCCGGGTACGTGCTGCTGATGCTCGCGGTCCGCTCCTGCGTCGACCTGTTCAAGCTCACCGGACCCAGCGCCGGCCAGGCCGGGTCGGCCGACACCGCACGGGCGGCCGACCCGTCCACCCTGCTCGCGGTGCTGTTCCTGCTCGCGGCCGGGCTCTGGCTGGCCGCCCAGTTGCGCCGACACGGGCGGCTGCGCGGCTCGCCCCTGAGCTGGGCGATGCTGCTGGTCGGCGTGACCAGCCTGATCAGTGCGCTCGGTGCGGCCCGACCGTCGAACAGCCTGCTGGAGGCATTGCGGATCCTCACCGTGGTGGTGATGTTCGTGGTGCTGGAACAGCTCATCCCGGACACCGTCGGCATCCGTCGGGTGCTGATCGCCTGCTACGCCTCGCTGGTGCTGGCGCTCGGTTACACGGTGGTCCTGTCGCTGCTCGGAAACCCGCCGGCCGAGGTGAAGGGCGACTTCACCCGGATCAGCGGTACGTTCAGCCAGTCGACCACGTTCGGCCGCTACCTCATGTTCATGGTGATCTTCGGGTTCGCGGTCTACCGGTTCCTGGGGCGACGGCTGAGGGTGGTGCTCGGCGTCCTGCTCGCCCTCTCCCTGCTCTTCCTCCTGCTCACCAACACCCGCAGCGCCCTGCTCGGCGCCGCGATCGGCCTGGTCGTGGTCGCGGTGCTGCATCGCAGCAAACGGATGCTGGTCACGCTCTGTCTGGTGGCGGTCGCGGGGGTGGCGCTGGTCCCCGCGGTCGGTGAGCGGTTCGCCCAACTCGCCAACTCCCGCGCCGTCGGCGGCGACCCGACCGGCAACACCCTCGCCTGGCGGCTCGGCTACTGGACCGAGATCGTCACCCTGGCCAATCGCAACCCGGTCACCGGCATCGGGCCGAACATGACCCAGCGCGAGACCGACGAGGCGAAGAAGCCGCACAACGATTTCCTGCGGGCGTACGTGGAAACCGGGCTGCTCGGTCTCGGGGCGTACCTGGCGATGCTGGTCGCCTTCCTCTACACCGCGCGGACCGCGCTGCGTCGGGCGCCCCCGGCCAGCTTCGAGCGGGGCGTCGCGGTCGGCTTCGCCGGCTGCGCCACCGCGTTCGTGGCGATCAGCGCCGCTTCCAACGTTATATCCAACGTGGTCACGCTCTGGTACTTCGTCGCCTTCGCCGCGGCGGCCAGTGCGATCGCCCGCCGGCCGGCGCCGAACCCGGTCGGCGAACCGCCACGAAGCACCACTGTCCCGGTTTGA
- a CDS encoding helix-turn-helix transcriptional regulator encodes MVRLPLTPEEVERGQRLGALLRRARGTRSMLGTALDAGVSPETLRKIESGRVATPAFPTIAAIADVLGLSLDAVWSEINQSDGVVALARSGHNSGERLAS; translated from the coding sequence ATGGTCAGGTTGCCGCTCACTCCCGAAGAGGTCGAGCGCGGACAGCGCCTCGGCGCCCTCCTGCGTCGAGCGAGGGGGACGCGTTCGATGCTCGGTACCGCGCTGGACGCGGGTGTTTCGCCGGAGACTCTTCGGAAGATCGAGTCCGGTCGCGTAGCCACCCCCGCCTTCCCGACCATCGCCGCGATCGCCGACGTCCTCGGCCTCTCCCTCGATGCGGTGTGGTCGGAGATCAACCAGTCAGACGGCGTGGTCGCACTCGCAAGATCAGGTCACAACTCAGGTGAGCGGTTGGCCTCGTAG
- a CDS encoding glycosyltransferase, with translation MAIGARFQALPPEADLDDRKLDALFPVRATLPPGPSQLSFDFENFFLGHLPAQVRGLRALLAKFPADVVLGELGFWSIPVLSLSAAPDERPTLVTLGSVPLLIQSEDTPAFGAGILPTPGEEARARNRATNAEVRQVFAELQRFGEATLESLGVTMPGYLFDAPFRRTDHYLQLTVPGFEYPRGDLPEHLRFVGTLPPAPSGDYAEPAWWPELSADRPVVVVTQGTVANTDLHELVIPTVRALAGLDLLVVVATAREDGPDLVRRALAEVPDNVRLAGFVPFDLLLPHADALVTNGGYGGVQTALYYGVPLVVAGASEDKPEVAARVEWSGTGVNLRTSMPEVTELRAAVQTVLHDPGYRSQAGIMAKEIGQYNPFEAIADIVDVAARR, from the coding sequence TTGGCGATCGGAGCGCGATTTCAGGCACTGCCACCGGAAGCCGACCTCGACGACCGGAAGTTGGACGCTCTCTTCCCGGTGCGGGCCACGCTGCCACCAGGACCATCCCAGTTGTCGTTCGACTTCGAGAACTTCTTCCTCGGCCATCTGCCCGCGCAGGTGCGGGGCTTACGGGCGCTGCTGGCGAAGTTCCCCGCAGATGTAGTGCTCGGTGAACTCGGGTTCTGGTCGATACCGGTACTCAGCCTCTCCGCGGCGCCGGACGAACGCCCGACGCTCGTGACGCTGGGCTCTGTCCCCCTGCTGATCCAGAGCGAGGACACGCCCGCGTTCGGCGCCGGTATCCTGCCCACACCGGGTGAGGAGGCACGTGCCCGCAACCGGGCGACGAATGCTGAGGTGCGCCAGGTCTTTGCCGAGTTGCAGAGATTCGGCGAAGCGACGCTCGAGTCGTTGGGCGTGACGATGCCCGGTTACCTCTTCGACGCGCCTTTCCGCCGTACGGACCACTACCTGCAGCTCACCGTGCCCGGCTTCGAGTACCCACGCGGCGACCTTCCCGAGCATCTGCGGTTTGTCGGCACGCTTCCTCCGGCCCCCAGCGGCGACTACGCGGAGCCGGCATGGTGGCCCGAACTGTCGGCCGACCGGCCGGTGGTGGTCGTCACCCAGGGAACCGTCGCCAACACCGATCTGCATGAACTGGTCATCCCCACGGTGCGTGCTCTCGCCGGCCTCGACCTCCTCGTGGTGGTCGCCACCGCGCGTGAGGACGGGCCGGACCTGGTACGCCGGGCCCTGGCCGAAGTGCCGGACAACGTGCGGCTGGCAGGCTTCGTGCCGTTCGACCTGCTGCTGCCACACGCCGACGCATTGGTCACCAACGGCGGTTACGGCGGGGTGCAGACCGCCCTGTACTACGGAGTGCCGCTGGTGGTCGCCGGTGCCAGCGAGGACAAGCCGGAGGTGGCCGCCCGCGTCGAGTGGAGCGGCACCGGCGTCAACCTGCGCACCAGCATGCCGGAGGTGACCGAGCTGCGTGCCGCGGTGCAGACGGTGCTGCACGACCCGGGCTACCGTTCCCAGGCCGGGATCATGGCCAAGGAGATCGGCCAGTACAACCCGTTCGAAGCGATCGCCGACATCGTCGACGTGGCCGCCCGCCGCTGA
- a CDS encoding Wzz/FepE/Etk N-terminal domain-containing protein: MEIVDYLRVARRRLWVLVGVPVLATGAAAGIVLLAPQQYSGTAYVAAPALVGGTAGTQYSGTQAANQFVAAFGAAVTSPRVVADVAGDTGVAPERLRDGLAVTQVGASSQLEVTYTASKRGTVAPVLTATTTRALAFLFSSQVGIATGEVEAANADVTSATKAIGEWEKTNKVSQPDRIYQATLSELTSLRQQQLSMQAVGNGRGADAAAAAIDTAQKKLDELGPKLPDYQALLARRDAATSALAQAREGLQAARAQTQAADPAQVTSIGAVRAVSRLAELVRTALPVAGAGLLLGVLLVGVLELFARGRAAIRPPAQPVTVPAAIAAPEFAAQAGSSAVAAPSVEAVAGPAGTVPAARQ; the protein is encoded by the coding sequence GTGGAGATCGTCGACTACCTGCGGGTCGCCCGGCGGCGGCTCTGGGTGCTCGTGGGGGTGCCGGTGCTCGCCACCGGTGCCGCGGCCGGCATCGTGCTGCTCGCACCGCAGCAGTACAGCGGCACCGCGTACGTGGCGGCCCCGGCGTTGGTCGGCGGTACGGCCGGCACCCAGTACTCCGGTACCCAGGCGGCGAACCAGTTCGTCGCGGCCTTCGGCGCGGCCGTCACCTCGCCCCGGGTCGTGGCCGACGTGGCCGGTGACACCGGGGTGGCGCCGGAGCGGCTGCGCGACGGGCTCGCCGTCACCCAGGTCGGTGCGAGCAGCCAACTGGAGGTGACGTACACCGCGAGCAAGCGGGGGACCGTCGCACCGGTGCTGACCGCGACCACGACCCGGGCACTGGCCTTCCTCTTCTCCTCCCAGGTGGGCATCGCCACCGGGGAGGTCGAGGCGGCGAACGCCGACGTCACCTCGGCGACCAAGGCGATCGGCGAGTGGGAGAAGACGAACAAGGTCTCCCAACCGGACCGGATCTACCAGGCGACGCTGAGTGAGCTGACCAGCCTGCGGCAGCAGCAGCTCTCCATGCAGGCGGTCGGCAACGGCCGGGGTGCCGACGCGGCGGCGGCGGCGATCGACACCGCCCAGAAGAAGCTCGACGAGCTGGGACCGAAGCTCCCCGACTACCAGGCCCTGCTCGCCCGGCGGGACGCGGCGACCAGCGCTCTCGCCCAGGCGCGGGAGGGGTTGCAGGCGGCCCGGGCCCAGACCCAGGCGGCCGATCCGGCCCAGGTGACCAGCATCGGCGCGGTGCGCGCGGTGAGCCGGCTGGCGGAGCTGGTCCGGACCGCGCTGCCGGTGGCCGGTGCCGGGTTGCTGCTGGGAGTGCTGCTGGTGGGCGTACTCGAACTGTTCGCGCGTGGTCGTGCCGCCATCCGGCCGCCGGCCCAGCCGGTCACGGTACCGGCCGCGATCGCGGCGCCGGAGTTCGCGGCGCAGGCCGGTTCGTCGGCGGTCGCCGCACCGTCGGTCGAGGCGGTGGCGGGCCCGGCCGGGACCGTGCCCGCGGCCCGGCAGTGA
- the map gene encoding type I methionyl aminopeptidase, with product MIEILDPTELPRARDAGALVAAILQALKSRSTVGTNLLDIDRWAQAMITEAGAKSCYVDYEPSFGRGPFGHYICTSINDAVLHGLPHDYTLADGDLVSLDLAVSNGGVVADSAISFIVGDSKPPESVAMISATERALSAGIAAAGPGARIGDISHAIGTVLSEAGYSINTEFGGHGVGSTMHQDPHVPNTGRPGRGYRLRPGLLLALEPWIMADTAKLVTDADGWTLRSATGCRTAHSEHTIAITNDGAEVLTLPR from the coding sequence ATGATCGAGATCCTGGACCCCACCGAACTGCCCCGAGCGCGGGACGCAGGCGCCCTGGTCGCTGCCATATTGCAGGCCCTGAAGAGCCGCAGCACGGTCGGTACGAACCTGCTGGACATCGACCGGTGGGCCCAGGCCATGATCACCGAGGCTGGAGCGAAGTCCTGCTACGTCGACTACGAGCCATCCTTCGGACGTGGGCCGTTCGGCCACTACATCTGCACGTCGATCAACGACGCCGTGCTCCACGGGCTGCCACACGACTACACGCTTGCCGACGGCGACCTGGTGTCACTCGACCTCGCCGTCTCCAACGGCGGAGTCGTCGCCGACTCCGCCATCAGCTTCATCGTGGGCGACTCGAAGCCCCCGGAGAGCGTCGCGATGATCAGCGCGACCGAGCGGGCACTGAGCGCAGGGATAGCCGCGGCCGGACCGGGGGCCCGCATCGGTGACATCTCCCATGCCATCGGCACGGTCCTCAGCGAGGCGGGATATTCGATCAACACCGAGTTCGGCGGTCATGGCGTCGGATCGACGATGCACCAGGACCCGCACGTACCGAACACAGGGCGGCCCGGTCGGGGATACAGGCTGCGCCCTGGGCTACTGCTGGCATTGGAGCCATGGATCATGGCGGACACCGCCAAGCTCGTCACCGATGCCGATGGCTGGACACTCCGAAGTGCGACAGGCTGCCGGACCGCGCACAGTGAGCACACGATCGCCATCACCAACGACGGAGCCGAAGTCCTGACCTTGCCGAGGTAG
- a CDS encoding sulfotransferase family protein, which produces MSGVGRRLVTDQLRRGVRAARAWGRAGRPGPAGPLPDFLVIGGQRCGTTSLYHYLAAHPGVRVATGKELQFFSLHHGRGTRWYRGHFPRLAPDERTFEASPYYLFHPSVPARVAATLPEARFVALLRDPVQRAYSHYLHTRSYGAEPLSFADALDAEEERLDRALRDGPDTRAAHRALRNHSYAARGRYAEQLERWFGQIPRERIHVARNEDLSRDPAGTYAGILRFLDLPAFTPEAFARHTRRVDSGPSQLTPELRDRLAAYFAPHNARLDELLGWSEPWGRDG; this is translated from the coding sequence GTGAGCGGCGTCGGTCGACGGCTGGTCACCGACCAGTTGCGCCGGGGTGTCCGGGCCGCGCGGGCGTGGGGACGGGCGGGTCGCCCCGGACCGGCCGGCCCGCTTCCCGATTTCCTGGTCATCGGTGGGCAGCGTTGCGGCACGACGTCGCTCTACCACTACCTTGCGGCACACCCGGGGGTACGGGTGGCGACCGGCAAGGAGTTGCAGTTCTTCAGCCTGCACCACGGTCGGGGTACGCGCTGGTACCGGGGCCACTTCCCGCGCCTCGCCCCGGATGAGCGCACCTTCGAGGCGAGTCCCTACTACCTGTTCCATCCGAGCGTGCCGGCCCGGGTGGCGGCGACCCTGCCCGAGGCCCGGTTCGTGGCGCTGTTGCGTGACCCGGTGCAGCGGGCGTACTCGCACTACCTGCACACCCGTTCGTACGGCGCCGAGCCGCTCTCCTTCGCGGACGCGCTCGACGCGGAGGAGGAGCGGCTGGACCGCGCGTTACGCGACGGGCCGGACACACGGGCCGCCCATCGGGCGTTGCGCAACCACTCGTACGCGGCCCGTGGCCGTTACGCCGAGCAGTTGGAGCGTTGGTTCGGGCAGATCCCCCGGGAGCGGATCCACGTGGCCCGCAACGAGGACCTGAGCCGTGACCCGGCGGGCACGTACGCCGGGATCCTGCGTTTCCTCGACCTGCCGGCGTTCACCCCGGAGGCGTTCGCCCGGCACACCCGCCGGGTTGACAGTGGGCCGTCGCAGCTCACCCCGGAGCTGCGGGACCGGCTGGCGGCGTACTTCGCGCCGCACAACGCCCGCCTCGACGAACTGCTCGGCTGGTCCGAACCGTGGGGGCGCGACGGCTGA
- a CDS encoding flippase: MSGEPGGRPPATSETGDQQVRGMARGGVLNLAGAVLSQAALFLVMLLLARVLGVREVGRYAQVYAVLSLLGLLSLSGFRAGLTRFVAVHLADDDPAAIRGTIRLGLVISAAASTVIAFGLAVGAPWLARALHDPQLTGGLRLVALALPAATVCEAALAATRGWRRQRAYALIGQVYEPVTRLLLTALALFVGAGLTGAFWALVVASWSAAGLALVALARMLGRVPAARPVYRPGELFRFSTVSWVSSISSTGLIWVDALLLGFFDYGADKIGVYHVATRLVTVAVFVLAPINASFGPYLAHLYHQERWDEVRRIYAVATGWVVRLSLPAFVALLVFPEQLLRLIGGPGLAGGAAVTIVLALGQLVNAATGPCGTLLNMSGRVSVNMFDNLAALLLNILLNLWLIPAHGILGAAVAWAISLAVVNVARVWQVRVLVRAVPVTVGMVKGLGAALLALAAGFGVRSLVPGWGAQLVLGLVTIVVVYLGAVLALGLSREDVMVLRSVTRRGARRSAGGAGRGDATSVGAGRSAAATDHTGAGVGS; the protein is encoded by the coding sequence GTGAGCGGCGAGCCTGGCGGCCGGCCGCCGGCCACATCGGAGACCGGCGACCAACAGGTACGCGGAATGGCCCGTGGCGGTGTGCTGAACCTGGCCGGCGCGGTGCTGAGTCAGGCCGCGCTCTTCCTGGTCATGCTGCTGCTGGCGCGCGTGCTGGGGGTCCGCGAGGTCGGTCGGTACGCCCAGGTCTACGCGGTGTTGTCGCTGCTCGGACTCCTTTCGCTTTCCGGGTTCCGGGCCGGGTTGACCCGGTTCGTGGCGGTGCACCTCGCCGACGACGATCCGGCCGCGATCCGGGGCACGATCCGGCTCGGGCTGGTCATCTCGGCGGCGGCGTCCACCGTGATCGCGTTCGGGCTTGCTGTCGGCGCACCGTGGCTGGCCAGGGCGCTGCACGATCCGCAGCTCACCGGAGGGCTGCGGTTGGTCGCGCTGGCCCTGCCGGCGGCCACCGTCTGCGAGGCGGCGCTCGCCGCCACCCGGGGTTGGCGCAGGCAGCGGGCGTACGCCCTGATCGGGCAGGTGTACGAGCCGGTGACCCGGTTGCTGCTCACCGCGTTGGCGCTGTTCGTCGGTGCCGGTCTCACCGGCGCGTTCTGGGCGCTGGTGGTGGCGAGTTGGAGCGCGGCCGGGCTCGCCCTCGTCGCACTCGCCCGGATGCTGGGCCGGGTGCCGGCGGCGCGGCCGGTGTACCGGCCCGGCGAGCTGTTCCGGTTCTCCACGGTGAGCTGGGTTTCGTCGATCTCCTCGACCGGGTTGATCTGGGTGGACGCGCTGCTGCTCGGCTTCTTCGACTACGGGGCCGACAAGATCGGCGTCTATCACGTGGCGACCCGGCTGGTCACGGTCGCGGTGTTCGTGCTGGCGCCGATCAACGCGTCGTTCGGCCCCTACCTGGCGCATCTCTACCACCAGGAGCGGTGGGACGAGGTACGCCGGATCTACGCGGTCGCGACCGGCTGGGTGGTACGACTCTCGCTGCCGGCGTTCGTGGCGCTGCTGGTCTTCCCGGAACAGCTACTGCGCCTGATCGGCGGGCCCGGCCTGGCCGGTGGCGCGGCGGTGACGATCGTGCTGGCGCTCGGGCAGCTGGTCAACGCGGCGACCGGGCCGTGCGGAACGCTGCTGAACATGTCCGGCCGGGTCTCGGTCAACATGTTCGACAACCTTGCCGCGCTGCTGCTCAACATCCTGCTCAACCTCTGGCTCATCCCGGCGCACGGAATCCTCGGCGCGGCGGTCGCCTGGGCGATCTCGCTCGCCGTGGTGAACGTGGCCCGGGTCTGGCAGGTCCGGGTGCTGGTGCGGGCGGTGCCGGTCACCGTTGGCATGGTGAAGGGGCTCGGTGCGGCGCTGCTCGCGTTGGCCGCCGGATTCGGTGTGCGGTCGCTGGTGCCGGGTTGGGGGGCGCAGCTCGTGCTCGGCCTGGTCACGATCGTCGTGGTCTACCTGGGCGCGGTGCTCGCCCTGGGACTCAGTCGGGAGGACGTGATGGTGTTGCGGTCGGTGACCCGCCGGGGTGCCCGGCGTTCCGCCGGGGGTGCGGGTCGGGGCGACGCTACGAGCGTTGGCGCGGGCCGGAGCGCGGCGGCGACCGACCACACCGGTGCCGGAGTCGGCTCGTGA